From Daphnia magna isolate NIES linkage group LG2, ASM2063170v1.1, whole genome shotgun sequence:
TATCTCGAACATGTTGCTCTGCTTGGTGATGCCCAACCACAACCTGATGATGCTCCCGTATATCCCAACATGGATACTGGTAAAGTTTTATAAACAGAAATAGTATTgataaataatttatttttgtgaaTGTTTCAATAGGTCTTCTTGCTGGCAAATTAATCAGAGATCTTCTTGCAGTTCGTAAACTAACACAAATGGATATTCAAGAAGTTATGAAGGGAACGGAGACCCTTGTGAAGGCTTTTATCAAGCAAACCCTTTCGGATGCGACTGATCTAATGTTGAGAGAAACAGGGTGCGATCATTCTGATGTCTTATATACTCTCGATCCAGCACAACTTGATCTCTTTGCTGGACTAAAAAACCAGTACAGTCAAATCAAATTCTTCAAAGAGAAGTTCAACTTGATTATGCCCGTTAAAGTAGAACTTCCTGCAAGGTAAGCTAAACGATTTACTGATGTGCAATTAAATAATccatcatttgtttttctatatCAGACCGGAGGATTTAAGATTATAGCTTTACTCTTAAGTTCTGTGCCTGTTTCCATCGTTTCCCGCTTCAATTTTTCCAACCTGTTCTATCCTATTCGTACTATAGGTTATGCCTATTGCTTGCTTTTATGCTTTTTTGTCACTGTTtattaaaagggaaaaacaaagatTAAAAATACAGGCTGTTTGATCATTCGTAAAGAATGGAATTTAAATCAATTGTTtccttttaattatttattttatttaaattttaattagaTTAAGAGTTTTTATTTGTGAATTATGAGGGTTTAAAACCAGAAATTTCGAGGGTTTAATACCAGGAATTTCGAGGGTTTTAATCCTCGACCACCGTCAGCTTAATCAGCTGACATAATCGAGGGTTAAAAACCCTCGAA
This genomic window contains:
- the LOC123469971 gene encoding uncharacterized protein LOC123469971 isoform X2; its protein translation is MFIQDEGNLHQQHQNVAEGYLEHVALLGDAQPQPDDAPVYPNMDTGLLAGKLIRDLLAVRKLTQMDIQEVMKGTETLVKAFIKQTLSDATDLMLRETGCDHSDVLYTLDPAQLDLFAGLKNQYSQIKFFKEKFNLIMPVKVELPARPEDLRL
- the LOC123469971 gene encoding uncharacterized protein LOC123469971 isoform X1, translated to MFIQDEGNLHQQHQNVAEGYLEHVALLGDAQPQPDDAPVYPNMDTGLLAGKLIRDLLAVRKLTQMDIQEVMKGTETLVKAFIKQTLSDATDLMLRETGCDHSDVLYTLDPAQLDLFAGLKNQYSQIKFFKEKFNLIMPVKVELPAREKQRLKIQAV